The following proteins are encoded in a genomic region of Opitutus sp.:
- a CDS encoding tetratricopeptide repeat protein translates to MSAWKHELDVLIGARHGGQTEHLLGLLRKLDARYPNVAEINYQLAWTLETSGQLAEALPAYEKAVALGLTPNEHANALIGLANTLRGLGQPTRAAEVLRSGQRQFPDNREFDIFLALALHALGQHAEALQIALTALVDTTEDPGLTAYQRTIRHAAGQLTEAS, encoded by the coding sequence ATGTCCGCCTGGAAACACGAACTCGACGTCCTGATTGGTGCCCGTCACGGCGGTCAAACCGAGCACCTACTGGGCTTGTTGCGCAAACTCGACGCCCGTTATCCGAACGTGGCCGAGATCAACTACCAGCTCGCCTGGACGCTGGAAACCAGCGGCCAGTTGGCCGAGGCCCTGCCCGCCTACGAAAAAGCCGTGGCCCTCGGCCTCACGCCCAACGAACACGCAAACGCCCTGATCGGTTTAGCCAATACCTTACGCGGGCTTGGGCAACCCACTCGCGCAGCCGAAGTGCTGCGCTCCGGCCAGCGCCAGTTCCCCGACAACCGCGAGTTCGACATCTTTCTCGCCCTCGCTCTGCACGCGCTTGGCCAGCACGCCGAGGCCCTGCAAATCGCTCTGACCGCGCTGGTGGACACCACCGAAGACCCCGGCCTGACCGCCTACCAGCGCACGATCCGCCATGCGGCGGGGCAGCTCACCGAGGCGAGTTGA